One genomic window of Punica granatum isolate Tunisia-2019 chromosome 1, ASM765513v2, whole genome shotgun sequence includes the following:
- the LOC116188294 gene encoding glycosyltransferase-like KOBITO 1 — protein sequence MPSYHLHASLRGNPPSHSSSSAQSFTSKLLLLLTILPLTLAALAFALQWRGGITDPTTRWAPPGSDRLFPGMESTSPISPESHRSSSDCLSLRRSASPSFPYFRDWKFDFQSNLRPKICITTSTSAGLDQILPWMFYHKVIGVTTFFLFVEGKAASPEVSKVLESIPGVKVIYRTKELEEQQARSRIWNETWLSSFFYKPCNYELFVKQSLNMEMAIVMARDAGVDWIIHLDTDELIHPAGAREYSLRQLLLEVPENVDMVVFPNYESSVERDDIKDPFSEVSMFKKNYDHLPKDTYFGMYKESTRGNPNYFLTYGNGKSAARVHDHLRPNGAHRWHNYMKTPNEIKLEEAAILHYTYAKFSDLTSRRDRCGCKPTKEDVKRCFMLDFDRSAFIIASTATREEMMNWYREHVVWGDKDVKLKLLRKGILTRVYAPMAIIQGLRESGVFSSVIASAPPTLSKDKFLSSISNGTSSRAVASESLPSRKVGRRKEYQATARRILNIVPNASHVAAVPPLSPPGMNSQILYKAF from the exons ATGCCGAGCTACCACCTCCACGCCTCCCTCCGGGGGAATCCGCCGTCCCATTCCTCTTCCTCAGCTCAATCCTTCACCTCcaagctcctcctcctcctcaccATCCTCCCCCTCACCCTCGCCGCCCTCGCTTTTGCTCTCCAGTGGCGCGGCGGTATCACCGATCCCACCACCCGCTGGGCTCCCCCTGGATCCGACCGCCTCTTCCCCGGAATGGAGAGCACCTCCCCCATTTCTCCCGAGTCCCATCGCTCCTCCTCCGATTGCCTCAGTCTCCGCCGCAGCGCCTCCCCGTCTTTCCCCTACTTTCGGGACTGGAAGTTCGATTTCCAATCTAATCTGAGACCCAAG ATTTGCATAACAACAAGCACCTCAGCTGGCTTGGATCAGATTCTACCATGGATGTTTTATCATAAAGTTATCGGAGTCACTACTTTTTTCCTCTTCGTCGAAGGAAAGGCTGCATCTCCTGAAGTGTCCAAAGTTCTTGAATCCATTCCC GGAGTTAAGGTTATATACCGAACGAAAGAGTTAGAGGAGCAACAAGCTAGAAG TCGCATCTGGAACGAGACATGGCTATCAAGTTTCTTCTACAAACCATGCAACTATGAGCTATTCGTAAAGCAATCTCTGAACATGGAGATGGCAATCGTCATGGCTAGG GATGCTGGCGTGGACTGGATTATTCATCTTGATACTGATGAACTAATACATCCAGCTGGTGCACGAGAATATTCTTTGAGGCAGTTGCTGCTTGAAGTTCCTGAGAATGTGGACATGGTTGTGTTTCCCAACTAT GAAAGCAGCGTTGAGCGAGATGACATCAAGGACCCTTTTAGTGAG GTATCAATGTTCAAGAAGAATTATGACCATCTTCCAAAAGATACATACTTTGGTATGTACAAAGAATCAACTCGTGGTAATCCAAATTACTTCCTGACTTATGGAAATGGGAAGTCAGCTGCTCGAGTTCATGATCATCTTCGCCCTAATGGAGCCCACAGATGGCACAATTATATGAAAACACCTAA TGAGATCAAATTGGAAGAGGCTGCTATCCTACACTACACCTATGCCAAGTTTTCGGACTTGACCTCAAGACGTGATCGGTGTGGCTGCAAACCCACAAAGGAGGACGTCAAAAGATGCTTCATGTTGGACTTTGATAGATCG GCATTCATTATTGCTTCTACAGCAACACGGGAGGAAATGATGAATTG GTATCGGGAGCACGTTGTGTGGGGCGACAAAGATGTAAAACTCAAACTATTAAGGAAGGGTATTCTAACTCGCGTATATGCACCAATG GCTATAATACAAGGTTTAAGGGAGTCCGGTGTTTTCAGCTCCGTTATTGCATCTGCTCCTCCAACTTTATCAAAGGATAAGTTCTTATCATCCATCTCAAATGGTACTTCTTCAAGAGCGGTAGCCTCCGAATCTCTTCCTTCTCGGAAGgttggaagaagaaaagaatacCAGGCCACCGCTAGAAGAATCTTGAACATCGTTCCTAATGCCTCTCATGTAGCGGCTGTTCCTCCATTGTCACCCCCAGGAATGAACAGTCAGATATTATACAAAGCATTCTGA
- the LOC116188309 gene encoding uncharacterized protein LOC116188309 isoform X2: MAGLLFTPFNCQCCHHPSSPLLPARASFTPRRMHMLPAVRFSGDPFRQKRTRGLTLVAGAGPSSSSYAFAFVFPLSLLAATIFASIRISDKLDRDFLEEITNSKLGYQSVLMAFHMQILREIFEATPRRPFV, from the exons ATGGCGGGTCTCCTCTTCACCCCCTTCAACTGCCAGTGTTGCCATCACCCTTCGTCACCCCTCCTCCCTGCTCGTGCTTCCTTCACGCCGCGGCGCATGCACATGCTTCCTGCAGTTCGGTTCTCCGGAGACCCATTTCGTCAGAAGAGAACGAGGGGCCTCACGCTGGTGGCTGGAGCCGGgcccagcagcagcagctatGCGTTTGCTTTCGTGttccctctctccctccttgCCGCCACCATCTTCGCTTCCATTAGGATCTCCGATAAGCTCGACAGGGACTTCCTCGAGGAG ATCACAAATTCAAAACTTGGATACCAATCAGTTCTGATGGCATTCCACATGCAAATTCTCCGTGAAATCTTCGAAGCAACACCACGGCGACCTTTTGTGTAA
- the LOC116188309 gene encoding uncharacterized protein LOC116188309 isoform X1: protein MAGLLFTPFNCQCCHHPSSPLLPARASFTPRRMHMLPAVRFSGDPFRQKRTRGLTLVAGAGPSSSSYAFAFVFPLSLLAATIFASIRISDKLDRDFLEELAINQAAREADEGEDPDTSLEEEPVLPRTRNRPKREA from the exons ATGGCGGGTCTCCTCTTCACCCCCTTCAACTGCCAGTGTTGCCATCACCCTTCGTCACCCCTCCTCCCTGCTCGTGCTTCCTTCACGCCGCGGCGCATGCACATGCTTCCTGCAGTTCGGTTCTCCGGAGACCCATTTCGTCAGAAGAGAACGAGGGGCCTCACGCTGGTGGCTGGAGCCGGgcccagcagcagcagctatGCGTTTGCTTTCGTGttccctctctccctccttgCCGCCACCATCTTCGCTTCCATTAGGATCTCCGATAAGCTCGACAGGGACTTCCTCGAGGAG CTTGCAATCAATCAAGCGGCAAGGGAAGCAGATGAAGGGGAAGATCCTGACACTTCTCTAGAAGAGGAACCTGTACTTCCTCGCACTCGTAACCGACCCAAACGGGAAGCATAG
- the LOC116188284 gene encoding pentatricopeptide repeat-containing protein At4g20740 has product MPPNVPAPKPTKPYFFYGHRRPSQNRPVVYGGLFSSRKTITPQPPDAKTRHVPTPNFDLHKWDPENPLHPHSPAPKSSSETFFTASRNLSPIARFITDAFRKNSGRWGPQVVSELNKLRRVTPNLVAEVLKVETNPTVASKFFHWAGKQKGYRHTFAAYNAFAYCLNRSSQFRAADQLPELMDSQGKPPTEKQFEILIRMHIDANRGLRLYFVYEKMKKFGVKPRVFLYNKIMDGLVKTGHLDLALSVYKDFKDDGLVEESITYMILIKGLCKVGRIEEMLEILGKMRQNLCKPDVFAYTAMVRLLVSEGNIDGCLRVWEEMRRDGAEADVMAYGTLVTGLCRAGRAEKAYKFFEEMKKKKFLIDRAIYGVLIEAFVSDGKVGSACDLLKDLIDSGYRADLGIYNTIIEGLCKVKRVDKARKLFLIMVQEDVQPNFESVNPMLNLYAKMRNMDDFSRLLEQMQNLGFSVLDNLSMFFLSLVNEEDGTMTALDVFEDLKVRGYCSIAIYNILMGSLCKTGELKRALSLFEEITSSSFKPDSLSYSIAIECLVETGSVQEACRCYYRIIEMSCLPSIDAYRSLAQGLCRIGEIDATDMLVRDCLGSVSSGPMEFKYYLTIIHVCKSGHFEEVLEVLDEMIQQDCPPSIISYSAIISGMCKYGTIEDARKVFSSIKDRKLLTEAECIVYDEMLVEHTKKKTADLVVSGLKFFGLEKKLRRKGCKLLGS; this is encoded by the coding sequence ATGCCGCCGAACGTTCCGGCGCCGAAACCCACCAAGCCGTACTTCTTCTACGGCCACCGGAGGCCCTCTCAAAACCGCCCCGTCGTCTACGGCGGCCTCTTCTCCTCCCGCAAGACCATAACTCCCCAACCCCCCGACGCCAAAACCCGCCATGTACCCACCCCCAACTTCGACCTCCACAAATGGGACCCGGAGAACCCGCTCCATCCCCACTCCCCAGCTCCCAAATCCTCATCGGAGACCTTCTTCACAGCGTCCCGCAACCTCTCTCCGATCGCTCGATTCATCACCGACGCGTTTCGCAAGAACTCAGGCCGGTGGGGTCCCCAGGTCGTTTCTGAGCTCAACAAGCTGCGCCGCGTGACCCCGAACCTCGTGGCCGAGGTCCTTAAGGTGGAGACCAACCCCACCGTCGCTTCCAAGTTCTTCCATTGGGCGGGAAAGCAGAAGGGCTATAGGCACACCTTTGCCGCATACAATGCCTTCGCTTACTGCTTGAATCGGAGCAGCCAGTTCCGGGCGGCGGACCAGCTGCCAGAGCTGATGGATTCCCAGGGTAAGCCGCCAACTGAGAAGCAATTTGAAATCTTGATTAGGATGCATATAGATGCTAATAGGGGCTTGAGGCTTTACTTCGTGTATGAGAAGATGAAAAAGTTTGGGGTGAAGCCCCGTGTGTTCTTGTATAATAAGATCATGGACGGTTTAGTGAAAACGGGCCATTTGGATTTGGCTCTGTCAGTTTACAAGGATTTTAAGGATGACGGTTTGGTCGAAGAGAGCATTACTTACATGATTCTCATAAAGGGGTTGTGTAAGGTGGGGCGCATCGAGGAAATGTTGGAGATTTTGGGGAAGATGCGCCAGAATTTATGTAAGCCGGATGTCTTTGCATACACAGCAATGGTGAGGTTACTGGTCTCAGAGGGAAACATAGACGGGTGTCTCAGAGTGTGGGAGGAAATGAGGAGAGATGGTGCTGAAGCTGATGTTATGGCCTATGGAACTTTGGTTACTGGGTTGTGCAGAGCTGGGAGGGCAGAGAAGGCCTATAAGTTCTTCGAGgagatgaaaaaaaagaaattcttgaTTGATCGGGCAATCTATGGGGTACTCATTGAGGCATTTGTATCTGATGGTAAGGTGGGATCAGCCTGCGATTTGTTGAAGGACTTGATAGATTCGGGTTACAGAGCTGATCTGGGGatttataatacaataatTGAAGGATTGTGCAAGGTGAAGCGGGTAGATAAAGCTCGTAAGCTCTTCCTGATCATGGTTCAAGAAGATGTGCAGCCCAATTTTGAGTCAGTGAATCCCATGTTAAATTTGTATGCAAAAATGAGAAATATGGATGATTTCAGCCGGTTGCTGGAGCAAATGCAGAACTTGGGATTCTCAGTTTTGGACAATCTCTCCATGTTCTTCTTGTCTCTCGTGAACGAGGAGGATGGGACGATGACGGCTTTAGATGTCTTTGAGGACTTGAAAGTTCGAGGTTATTGCAGCATTGCAATCTACAATATACTGATGGGATCTTTGTGTAAAACTGGAGAGCTGAAAAGGGCACTCTCACTCTTTGAAGAAATCACGAGCTCAAGCTTCAAACCTGATTCATTGAGTTATAGTATCGCCATAGAATGTTTGGTTGAAACTGGTTCAGTCCAAGAAGCATGCAGATGTTATTACAGGATCATTGAGATGTCTTGTCTTCCCTCCATCGATGCATATCGTTCTCTGGCTCAAGGCCTTTGCAGAATTGGAGAGATCGATGCGACTGATATGCTTGTTCGGGATTGCCTAGGGAGTGTTTCTAGTGGCCCGATGGAGTTCAAATATTACCTGACTATTATTCATGTGTGTAAATCTGGTCATTTCGAGGAAGTTCTTGAGGTCCTTGATGAGATGATTCAGCAGGATTGTCCCCCATCAATTATCTCGTACTCTGCTATAATCTCCGGAATGTGCAAGTATGGAACAATAGAGGATGCTAGGAAGGTCTTTTCAAGTATAAAGGATCGCAAACTTTTAACTGAAGCAGAGTGTATTGTGTATGATGAAATGCTTGTCGAGCAcacgaagaagaagacggCAGACCTTGTGGTATCGGGACTGAAATTCTTCGGGCTGGAGAAGAAATTGAGACGAAAAGGTTGCAAGCTGTTGGGCAGTTGA
- the LOC116188301 gene encoding uncharacterized protein LOC116188301 produces the protein MGKWNHRHSRRRYKYNPQRYMYQENAYYPELDGPDSALPDNVPSWEKEFCASIGCVPWRKLLFTRKCMFGHDSVLYWDDSAGKEAFQNCKNRFWAKINDLSCEIALPDPDIYIEKVNWDSHVDPELIKEIDTAYFNPELHEGAEQKDCESSDENPWDCKRIESGEDLKCEAWSSLQRTTNINETGDSHTEDNPWEQGFTRGSEQVNWHHWRSPHVDNSNNDANPWEKGKNKQRGDPEPYSQGWNSRKSKNLYTDYANQGERGPIQERRFSNERRWRDQPKDGCRKRESFHQGGRGHESSSYRGDGRQTGHEWSQGRASKRVSFAGSRY, from the exons ATGGGCAAATGGAACCACCGTCACTCGCGTCGGAGGTACAAATACAATCCTCAGCGCTACATGTACCAGGAGAACGCTTATTACCCGGAGCTCGATGGCCCTGACTCTGCTCTTCCTG ATAATGTGCCTTCATGGGAGAAGGAATTCTGTGCATCAATTGGATGTGTTCCATGGCGGAAGTTACTTTTCACGAGGAAGTGTATGTTTGGGCATGATAGTGTTCTCTACTGGGATGATTCTGCCGGTAAAGAAGCATTCCAAAATTGCAAGAACCGATTCTGGGCGAAGATCAATGACCTTTCCTGCGAAATCGCTCTGCCTGATCCGGATATCTATATTGAGAAAGTAAATTGGGATTCACATGTTGATCCTGAACTAATTAAGGAGATCGATACAGCATACTTCAATCCTGAACTTCACGAGGGAGCCGAGCAAAAGGATTGCGAGTCTTCCGATGAAAATCCTTGGGACTGTAAAAGGATCGAGAGTGGCGAGGACTTGAAGTGTGAAGCTTGGAGCTCTCTGCAGAGGACTACAAATATCAACGAGACGGGAGATTCTCATACGGAGGACAATCCTTGGGAGCAAGGCTTTACAAGGGGAAGTGAACAGGTGAACTGGCATCATTGGAGAAGTCCACATGTCGATAATTCTAATAACGATGCCAACCCCtgggaaaaagggaaaaataagCAAAGGGGAGATCCTGAGCCCTACTCTCAGGGTTGGAACTCGAGAAAGTCGAAGAACTTATATACTGATTATGCTAATCAAGGAGAAAGGGGCCCCATTCAGGAGAGAAGATTCTCAAATGAGAGAAGGTGGAGGGATCAGCCCAAAGATGGTTGCAGAAAAAGGGAGAGTTTTCATCAAGGTGGTCGGGGACATGAAAGTTCGAGTTATCGAGGAGATGGTCGTCAGACTGGTCATGAGTGGAGCCAGGGAAGGGCTAGCAAGAGGGTTAGTTTTGCTGGTTCGAGGTACTGA